TACACATCCCTCGAAGCCATGCTGGCCGACACCACGCTTGAGCTGATCGTCGTCGCCACCCCCAATACGCTTCACGTTCCTCAGGCCCACGAAGCACTCGCCGCAGGCCGACATGTCGTAGTGGACAAGCCGGTTGGGATTACTCCCGCAGAAATCGCCGATCTCATCGCCCATGCGAAAGAGGTCGGAAGATACGTCATGCCATACCATAACCGTCGCTGGGACAACGGTTTCCGGACACTTAAGAAGCTTTTACATGAAGAGAGACTGGGCGAGATTGTCTCTTTTGAAGCCACCTTCGATCGCTGGCGTCCACTTCCCCGAGGAAGTGCCTGGCGTGAGACCGCTGGGCCCGGAAGTGGCATTCTGTTAGACCTTGGAACTCACCTTGTAGATGAAGCTCTACAGTTATTTGGCCTGCCCCTCTCTGTCAGTGCCGAGGTAATCTGTGAACGCCCCTGGGCTGTGGCCAATGACTCATTCACAGTTCGCCTGAGATATTCGCACATGACGGCGACGCTGACAGCGAATTGCCTGGCAGCGATGCCCCGGCCACATTACAACGTGCGTGGAACCAGGGGTGGATATCTGAAATGGGGGCTGGATCCCCAGGAAGCACGGCTGAAGGAAATCTTCCGTATCGAGGAACCGGGCTGGGGCGTAGAACCATCCTCGGGCTGGGGCACTCTGGCCATCGATGTGGATGGCAACATGGTCAGCCAGCCGATCGAACCGATTCCCGGGGACTACAGGCTGTACTACTCCGGAGCGCGCGATGCAATTATCGGCAAAGCAGCCCCGCCAGTGGAGGCAATCGACGCTCTTCGCGCAGCTAAAGTTCTGGATTGGGCCGAACAAAGCTCGACGGAACATCGCGAGATTGTCTGCGATTGGGAGTCAACCAACTAGATCGTTCAAACAGGCCAAACTTAATAGCCAGGCCCGAGAATCAGACCTGGCTATTAAGTTTGGCTGTTAAATTTGGCTAAGCCACTTTGGCGATTCGAGCGGAATCTTCCGGGCTTCGCTTGGCCCTGGATGCGGCGTACCACATTAGGAGCAGACCCGCGGCAACCGACCCCAGGCTGGCCAACTGCGCATTCGATAACCCAATTATTATCTTAGGATTACGACGAATAAATTCAACCAGAAAGCGAGCTGCTCCAGTCAACAGCAAGTACTCTCCGACAATTGCACCTGTCCCAAGCGACCGTCCGGTCTTTTTGCCTGCGCGATGCCAGAGCCACCACGCAATGAGCAGTCCTACGATCAGTTCATAAATAGGCGTGGGATGCACACGAACGCCCGGAGGAGTTGGCACGATTCCATCAGGGAAGCCGATAGCCCAGGGGAGATTGCTCGGAATTCCATAGTCGCCATCGCCCGAGGTGAAGCAGCCGATGCGGCCCATCGCATACCCGACAGCAGCCGCCGGGGCTGCGAGATCCAGAGTACGAAGACCGCCAAGGCCAGCAGACCGGCCTTGCAGGATGAGGGCCACGATACCAGCCACCAGGCCACCAAACCAGGCGAATCCTCCTGTGGACCAGAGAACCGACCAGCCATCCAATTGAAACTCCTGTGGAGAATCAAGCACATGCCAGAGCTTGGCTCCGATGATGCCGGCGACGACGGTCATGGCGACAATGCCCAGAGCGTCCGCGTCGATATGTTCGCGGCGAAAGCTCAGGTGCATGACGATGGCGCCGCAGACGGTAGCAACCCAGAGCATCAGGCCAAAGGTGGGCACGTTCCACGGACCGACCGGAATCAGTCGACCGCCAAAGTGAAGAACAAAATGAATTCCAATGTGTATGTAGGGCAGCATCGCTATTCAGAGTATAGACGGGGATCGGCCTGACTCTGTCACGCGTCGACAGGCAAGATGATCCCGGGTTGGCTACCGGGCGTGTCACGGGTGATACTACTTGACATGGCTAACCCTACCTACCAGGGCCTTGAGGTCCTCTATACCCGTGAGCAGATTGCCGAGCGGGTGCGTCAGATTGGTGAGCAGATCACAAAAGATCTTGCCGGAGAAAAGTTGGTCATGGTGGGAGTGCTGAAAGGCGCGGCCCCGTTTTTAGCTGACCTGGCTCGTGCAGTCACTGTGGACACTACATTCGATTTCGTTGCCGTTTCAAGCTATGGGAAAAGCAACCGCACCTCAGGCGCGGTAAAGCTCATCAAAGATCTGGACGAGCCGGTTGAGGGCAAGAATGTTCTTGTTGTAGAAGACATACTCGACACCGGTTTGACGCTGACCTATTTGCGCAAAATCTTCCTTCAGCACCATCCAAAAAGTTTGAGGATCGCAGCACTGCTCGATAAGCCCTCAAGACGCATCGAAAAGATAGAGGCCGATTATATTGGTTTCTCTATCCCGAACCTGTTCGTGGTCGGGTACGGAATGGATTATGCGGAACGCTACCGCAATCTCCCCGATATCTGTCTTATGCCCCCAGGCGCACCGGAATAGCGATATACTCCTGTTCCGGTGCGAAGAATAACCTCAGGCAAGCTGGAACCCCAGGAGTATCAAAGATGTCTACCTTGACCCAAATGACCGATCCCCTCGTCCGGGATATTGATCTCGATTTTGATAACGGCTACTTTGACGCCGCAGGTTTTGCCGCGGAAGCATTGTCTGGCCCACTTCCCCTGGCTGCGGTGATCGACCACACACTGCTGAAGCCGGAAGCGACTCGCACTCAGGTTGAAAATCTATGCGACGAAGCCATCCGGTATCGCTTCGCCTGCGCCATGGTGAACCCGGTCTGGGTTTCGACCGCCGCTTCCCTGCTCGCTGGAACCGGCGTTCCCGTCGGAGTGGTTATCGGCTTCCCGTTAGGTGCAACGCTTGCTTCAACCCTGCGCCATGAGGCAGCGTCCCTGGCTCGGCTCGGTGCGAAAGAGCTGGACATGGTCATCTCCATTGGGCAGTTGAAGAGCGGTGAACATGCTGCCGTCGAGCGAACGATCAGAGGAGTAGCCGAGGTCGTCCACGATCATGGAGCGCTGCTCAAGGTCATTTTGGAAACATGCCTTCTCTCGGTTGAAGAAAAGCTTCGCGCTTCGGAGATTGCCATCCAGGCGGGCACAGATTTTCTCAAGACCTCTACCGGCTTCTCTACCGGCGGAGCAACCGCGGCCGACGTAGCTCTGCTGCGTGGAGTCGCCGGTGCGCGATCCGGAGTGAAAGCCTCAGGCGGCATTCGTACGCTGGCCGATGTCCGCACCATGCTTGAAGCAGGAGCCAACCGTATCGGAGCATCCGCCTCTGTGGCTATCGTCCGCGAATTGGGCGCCGAATAGCCTCATCGAAATCAGGAACTGTTCCCTGTGCCCGGTTTTCGAATTGAAACCGGGCGCAACCTTGTGCGAACCACGCAGATGTAAACCACAAACGTGCAAACCACGAACATACAAACCCAGAAGTCGAATCTATCTTCGACCACATTCCGATACAATCACACCCAATGCTGAAAAAGCTGCCACCCCCCGCTTCACCATCGGAACCAGCGCCCGAGAGCATCCCCGACTCCGAGCTGGAGGGGGATTATCGTCCGCCAGTCGGCACCGGCACCTATCTGGATCCGATCAACGCCCG
This DNA window, taken from Acidicapsa ligni, encodes the following:
- the deoC gene encoding deoxyribose-phosphate aldolase, yielding MSTLTQMTDPLVRDIDLDFDNGYFDAAGFAAEALSGPLPLAAVIDHTLLKPEATRTQVENLCDEAIRYRFACAMVNPVWVSTAASLLAGTGVPVGVVIGFPLGATLASTLRHEAASLARLGAKELDMVISIGQLKSGEHAAVERTIRGVAEVVHDHGALLKVILETCLLSVEEKLRASEIAIQAGTDFLKTSTGFSTGGATAADVALLRGVAGARSGVKASGGIRTLADVRTMLEAGANRIGASASVAIVRELGAE
- the hpt gene encoding hypoxanthine phosphoribosyltransferase, coding for MANPTYQGLEVLYTREQIAERVRQIGEQITKDLAGEKLVMVGVLKGAAPFLADLARAVTVDTTFDFVAVSSYGKSNRTSGAVKLIKDLDEPVEGKNVLVVEDILDTGLTLTYLRKIFLQHHPKSLRIAALLDKPSRRIEKIEADYIGFSIPNLFVVGYGMDYAERYRNLPDICLMPPGAPE
- a CDS encoding prolipoprotein diacylglyceryl transferase, translated to MLPYIHIGIHFVLHFGGRLIPVGPWNVPTFGLMLWVATVCGAIVMHLSFRREHIDADALGIVAMTVVAGIIGAKLWHVLDSPQEFQLDGWSVLWSTGGFAWFGGLVAGIVALILQGRSAGLGGLRTLDLAAPAAAVGYAMGRIGCFTSGDGDYGIPSNLPWAIGFPDGIVPTPPGVRVHPTPIYELIVGLLIAWWLWHRAGKKTGRSLGTGAIVGEYLLLTGAARFLVEFIRRNPKIIIGLSNAQLASLGSVAAGLLLMWYAASRAKRSPEDSARIAKVA
- a CDS encoding Gfo/Idh/MocA family oxidoreductase, translated to MIRVGLVGFGMAGKVFHAPMITAVDGLELAAVVERHTRNAELMYPDITTYTSLEAMLADTTLELIVVATPNTLHVPQAHEALAAGRHVVVDKPVGITPAEIADLIAHAKEVGRYVMPYHNRRWDNGFRTLKKLLHEERLGEIVSFEATFDRWRPLPRGSAWRETAGPGSGILLDLGTHLVDEALQLFGLPLSVSAEVICERPWAVANDSFTVRLRYSHMTATLTANCLAAMPRPHYNVRGTRGGYLKWGLDPQEARLKEIFRIEEPGWGVEPSSGWGTLAIDVDGNMVSQPIEPIPGDYRLYYSGARDAIIGKAAPPVEAIDALRAAKVLDWAEQSSTEHREIVCDWESTN